The genomic region CGCGGTAAGCCGTCTCCGCTTCGGTCAGCGGACGGTGTCTTCGTTTTGCCACATTCTTCACCCTGTCTTCCTTCAGGAGATCTCACTTCCAGACTCTCCCCGTGATTGGTCTTCCCTCTAAAGGATATGCCTCGGGGTCAGATGCATCATGGACGGGTGTCCTGCAAGGCGCAAAATTGGCGCTTGCCCTCCACATCCGCCTGTACGGGCATGTCCGCTTTTGCGGTTATGCAAATAACCCGGAGGGATCTGTCCCCCCGGGCTATTACATCTGTTATACAAGTATCATTCCATGCAGGAATAATCGTGTCTACTCGGTTACTGTGCTTTGTACGCCAGCTGATGTCCGTCCTCGAATCCCTTGGCGAAACCCGCGTTGAATCCCTCGTTGTACGCCTCGTTGTATCCCTGGCTGTACGCACTGTCCGGGTTCGGATCGGTAGGGGTAGCCGGGACGAATGGTTGTACGGGCTTCGGACTCCGGTGCCGCCGTACCGTACGTTTCTTTTTTTTGAGCCACGCACTGCGTCCTTTAAGTGGGCGTTTGTGAAGCACACGCTTGGCTTTGAGCGCACGCAGTTTGCGGATTTTGCGCAGACGGGCTCCACGGGTTACCAAAGCTCTTTTGGTTCTCAGTCGTACTTTCTTCTTCTTTAACATGTCAACATTCCTCCTGTATGTCCCGAACGATACGAATTACACACCCGGGGTCTTTGAGCCAGGGCAAGCCAGGCTCCCCATGCTGGATTCGAGCCAGCCTGATTCCCGTAACCATACGAGACATCTCTTCCTGATAACGACTCAACAAACGAATGTTCTCGGCCAGACTGCGGGCGGATACTTCCGAATGAGCGGATACGCTGGCTACACTGTCCAGAATGCGCGCCAGCGCCTGCTGACTGTGTGCAATAGATTCAATGAGAGCCAGTTTCGCTTCCTGCTCACGCCGCATCAGACTCATTTTCCCATGTCTCCCAGATCCATGCCGCCAAACATGCCACCGTCCATACCGCCGCCATCTTCGCTATCGTTCTGTACCATCACCGCTTTGAGATTGTTGCACAGTCCGGTTTCCATCCGGGTCAATCCTTCCAGCAATTCCACCAGCTGATCATGCATTTTGAGTGGCTCTCCGACCTGATCCCCATGCGTCAGAAAGGTATCCCCATTCAGATGATTCAGCGTCCAGTTCCGTACCTTCTCGGCCTCAATCGCTTTTGCCTCCAAGATCAGGGCAATGTTCCACTGCATCTTGGCTGCTGCGTCCAGCATCAGAATGAGGCTCTGTTCTCTACTCATGTTCTTTCACCCGCCTTCCGGGCTTATTCTTCCTCTTGAACCGCAATCTCCCGCATGACTTGGGTCAGCGTTTCCGCTACAGCCTCTTCCAGATCTGCAAGGCCTCCCAAGTAAGAGATAATGCTTTTGTTGATTTGCCCAGAGCTATCCAGCAGACCGTCAACGCCATCCAACTCCGGTTCGATATCTGGCAAATGATTGATGATTTCAGACATGCGCACAGCGACTTGGCGTTTGGCATCCAGCACACGTGCGATCTGCTGGTGAGAGTGTGCAATATGTGTGATGATTTCATCGATTTTGCTCTGCATGGTCCTCCTCCTTACCGTCACGGCCTGCTTCACCCAAAGAAAAACCCGGCCTATCAGCATTTGCCTGTTACAGCATATGCCGGGCCGGGATCGTCAGTTACTACAGCTTGCGCCTATATCGTCAGATGACATAACTCCAGTCGGAAGAATATCGACTGAGGAATTGGCGAGTACGTTCCTGTTTCGGACGCACAAATACCTCTTCCGGTGTTCCTTCCTCCACAACAGAGCCTCCATCCATGAAAACAACTCGATTCGCCACCTCACGGGCAAAACCCGTTTCATGGGTAACCACAATCATGGTAATCCCTTCATGAGCAATGGAGCGGATGACAGACAATACCTCCCCCACAAGCTCCGGGTCCAGCGCCGAGGTCGGTTCATCAAACAAAATCACTTCGGGATTCCATGCCAGTGCTCTGGCAATCCCCACCCGTTGCTATTGTCCACCTGACAACATACTCGGATACTCATTAATTTTGGCAGACAGTCCGACTTGTTCAAGCACACGCAAGGCGCGAGTTCTCGCTTCAGCTTTGGGTATTTTCTGGGCAATAATTAAGCTAATAGGACATCCTGATAAGGATATAGGACTTCTCTGTAGTACGCGAAAAAGCCATCCCCAAACCAATTGGTGGATGACTTCTTCTGTATGAATATCATTGAATTATACTATTTTGGCGGTACACCGCTTGATGTTTTACACGACCATCTATCTGCGACTCGCCCATTTAATTTTACGTGCAACTTCCAATCGCTGTAATTGCAAGAGCCCGATCCGTTCCTCAAACTTCTTGCGTTCATCCATGGAATGAGCGGCATGAATCTGGTGGCAAAGACCTGTCAGTTTGCTGTTGATGTAATCAAACCGTGTCCATAATTCCTCTTCAGGTGTGCGCTGCTGCTCCGTCGCCGTCTGAAATATTTTGAGTTGGTGGATAAGGGATTGCTGCCATTCCTGATCTTGAATTTGGATGGCAAAATGCAAAAGATCCAGATAGTCATCGATTTGCAACGATACGCCGCAATCAGGTTTAGTGTTCATCGTCGTCTCTCCTTATTTCAGTACTTGGCTGGAATCAGTTACTTCTATCTTACAGGAACAAGCCCATTGAAAGCGAGTGCTGAACGATTAAATTTTGGAAATATTTTTATTTTTTTATGTTAAAACAGCTTTACATTTCCATTAAGACCAATTTGGCAGGGTATTGATATTGGTACATATGAAATTGGTAATAAAAACCCGCATTAAGGAAAAAAGTTCTTTCCTCAAAACGGGTTTTTCATTATTTTATATATAATATTAACACATATCAAATCAGTCATTTTTTCCATCTCGCTGCTGTCTGGTCATCAGTAACATGAGAAACGAGATGATAATAATGGAAACAGTCCATGCCCAAGCCATGGTCTGATTGCCCGAATCCACAGCGACATAGATTGCCGTGGGTACCGTTTGCGTTTTGCCCGGAATATTGCCTGCAATCATCAGTGTCGCTCCGAATTCGCCGAGTGCCCGGGCAAAGCCCAGGATGAAGGCGGTCATCAATGCTCTGCCTGCGAGCGGCAGGGAAATGTAACGAAAGACCTGCCACTCATTCGCCCCAATTGAACGGCCCGCATCTTCCAGATCACGATCCACACCGCTGAATCCCGATTTCATCGTCTGATACACCAACGGGAAAGCAACCACCACCGAAGCAATCACCGCTGCCCACCAGGAGAATATAACCGGCGCAGAGAATATCGCTTCAATCCATTGTCCAAGTACACTTTTACGTCCCAATATGACAAGTAACAGAAATCCGACCACCGTCGGGGGAAGTACTAAAGGTAGCATAAATGCCGTTTCCAATAGAATCTTTCCCCGAAATGAAGTACGCGACATTTTCCAGGCTACGACGATTCCCAACACAGTAGCAACCACGCTGGATAACAACGCAACCTGAAGCGACAGGCGCACCGGTGACCAGAACACGGACCAGTCTATTACGTTCACATTCATTCTGAAATAGAGAATCCGTATTTCGTAAAGATATCCAGCACTTCAGGGGTTTGCAAGTACGCATAGAATTGTTCGGCCTCTGTACGATGTTTCGTTCCTTCGATAATGCCTACCGGATAGTTGGCAGGTGTGTAGCTGTTTTTGTCCACCTCAAACGCAATTTTCACCTGATCCGAGGTAAGAGCATCCGTTTTATATACAAATCCTGCATCTGCATTACCTGTCTCTACATATTGAAGAACCTGTCTAACGTCTTTACCCTGCACAAGCTTGCTTTCCAGTTCATCCCACAGCTTGGCATTGGTCAGAGCTTCCTTGGCATAGGTTCCCGCTGGCACACTTTCCGGAATTCCAATCGCTACGGTCTTGATGGAATCGCTGGTGAGATCCGTTTCACTGGCCACTGTATTGGTCCCATCTGCTGGCACAATCGCCACCAGTGAATTCTGTAGCAGATTCTTCTGATCGCCCGATGCAATCAGGTTTTCGTCCACCAGCGCATTCATATTTTTCGTTGCCGCCGATACAAAGATATCAGCCGGTGCACCTTGTTCAATCTGCTGTTGCAGGGCACCTGATGCGCCAAAGTTGAAATTCAGTTCTATATTGGGATTCGCTGTTTCAAAATTCGTTTCTATTTCCTTCATGGCATCCGTAAGACTGGCCGCCGCAGAGATCGTCAGATCTACCGTTTCCTGCGGATCAGTAACGCCTGCTGATGAACTTTCGCCTGATGCTGCTGGCGTCGAAGTTGTTTGTTCTGCACCCGTGGATGTATCCGTAGTGCCCGTGCTTGCGCCACAACCAGCCAATACAAGAGCCAGTCCCAGTGACATACTTCCTAATACATATCCGATTCTCTTTCTCATACACTTCTCCCCCAATGTTATGTTTAGTTATAACTAGATATAATTAATTATATCTAATTATACACAAGACAAGGAAAATGGGAAGGTGATTTCAATCACATTTGAATTTTGATACCTGTCCTATAGATTTATTACATATTCTCACGTTTATGGCTTCCCTCAATTAATGGTATAGTACAAGAAACATTCCATTACGATAAAAGCATAGTTGCTCTATACCTTTGAAGGAGGATCTTCACTTATGACGGAGGAGCAATCCTACACAACCGAAGAAATATCCAAGCTGCTCAAAATATCGAAACTGACGGTCTATGACCTAATCAAAAAGGGAGACCTCGTCGCATACCGTGTGGGTAAACAAATGCGAATTGATGCAACTGATCTGGAGGCATATAAACGTCGCTCCAAGCAACTTCAATCCCCAGGTCAACGCATCCCGACTCCAGATCAGACCTCGGCAACAGGGACTCAGCTAGGTCTTAGTGATTCTCTGGGAGCTTCAATATCGTCAGCAAACTCCGCCGGTTCTGCGCCAGCGATATCTGGTCATGGTCTGACAGGTACGCCACGGCATCTGGTGATCACAGGTCAGGATGTCAGTCTGGACATCCTGATGCGCCACATGGAGAAACATACTCGGGACATTCGCCCGCTACGTTCGTTCATGGGCAGCCTGGATGGACTTATCTCGATGTATCGCGGTGAGTCTGATCTGGTCAGTACCCATCTGCTAGACGGAGATACAGGTGAATATAATCTGCCGTATATTCGTAAAATTCTGACGGGACGATCTTATGTTGTGGTGAACCTGCTGTCACGTCCTGCCGGACTGTATGTACAGCGTGGCAACCCGCAGAACTTGCAGAATTGGACCGACCTGAGCAAGCCTGAACTTCGTCTGGCTAACCGGGAGAAAGGTTCTGGCGCGAGAGTACTGCTGGATGAGCAACTTCGGCTACATGGAATTCCATCCACAGGTCTGATCGGATATGAAATGGAAGAAACCAGTCACATGGGCGTGGCTGCCAAAGTCAGTTCAGGTGAAGCTGATGTTGGAGTTGGCATTGAGAAGGCTGCGCGACTTGTGGGACAGGTTGATTTTATCCCGCTCACTCAGGAGCGCTATGATCTGGTCATGTTGAAGAAGCAAGGTAATGAAGCCTGGATCGAATCGGTCCTGCGAATTCTCCAATCGCCGGAGTTCAGGCAGGAATTGCAATCATTCGAGGGATATGATGTGTCACGTACAGGTGAAATTTTGTACGAAGCATAATTATGTACAATACAGTCCATGACAGAAAAAGGACCGCCCATGCTAAACGCATGTTAAACATCACATCATGCA from Paenibacillus sp. FSL R5-0341 harbors:
- the modB gene encoding molybdate ABC transporter permease subunit gives rise to the protein MNVNVIDWSVFWSPVRLSLQVALLSSVVATVLGIVVAWKMSRTSFRGKILLETAFMLPLVLPPTVVGFLLLVILGRKSVLGQWIEAIFSAPVIFSWWAAVIASVVVAFPLVYQTMKSGFSGVDRDLEDAGRSIGANEWQVFRYISLPLAGRALMTAFILGFARALGEFGATLMIAGNIPGKTQTVPTAIYVAVDSGNQTMAWAWTVSIIIISFLMLLMTRQQRDGKND
- the modA gene encoding molybdate ABC transporter substrate-binding protein, which encodes MRKRIGYVLGSMSLGLALVLAGCGASTGTTDTSTGAEQTTSTPAASGESSSAGVTDPQETVDLTISAAASLTDAMKEIETNFETANPNIELNFNFGASGALQQQIEQGAPADIFVSAATKNMNALVDENLIASGDQKNLLQNSLVAIVPADGTNTVASETDLTSDSIKTVAIGIPESVPAGTYAKEALTNAKLWDELESKLVQGKDVRQVLQYVETGNADAGFVYKTDALTSDQVKIAFEVDKNSYTPANYPVGIIEGTKHRTEAEQFYAYLQTPEVLDIFTKYGFSISE
- a CDS encoding helix-turn-helix transcriptional regulator — encoded protein: MTEEQSYTTEEISKLLKISKLTVYDLIKKGDLVAYRVGKQMRIDATDLEAYKRRSKQLQSPGQRIPTPDQTSATGTQLGLSDSLGASISSANSAGSAPAISGHGLTGTPRHLVITGQDVSLDILMRHMEKHTRDIRPLRSFMGSLDGLISMYRGESDLVSTHLLDGDTGEYNLPYIRKILTGRSYVVVNLLSRPAGLYVQRGNPQNLQNWTDLSKPELRLANREKGSGARVLLDEQLRLHGIPSTGLIGYEMEETSHMGVAAKVSSGEADVGVGIEKAARLVGQVDFIPLTQERYDLVMLKKQGNEAWIESVLRILQSPEFRQELQSFEGYDVSRTGEILYEA